A region from the Flavobacteriales bacterium genome encodes:
- a CDS encoding gliding motility-associated C-terminal domain-containing protein, with product MPAFRSVLLAALLGCASGLRAGHFAGGNITYECLGGTSYEVTLDLFLDCSGAAMIPQDLNFQSDCGVSFSLNSLPAPVPTEVSQLCAAEIPNSTCNGGALPGIEHYQFTVVVNLAACNDWTISWDLCCRAGTNNLMGVPGMYVSANLDNATAPCNNSPVFTDYSIPYVCVGQPASYNYGITEPDGDSITYALISALQNVGVPVPYQGGFTGAVPIPGVALDTQTGQLTFTPPNIGNYVVAVLVNEYDANGVLIGQVMRDQMFIAIACTGSTPTTTGISGVTGPAGTYLVTSSNSIEICDGANVCVDVEFTDVDPATTIQVVSQAATLLPGSTFTITGTNPAVATICWTANINNSPVNVLIQADDGACPIENTVSTSINFVVTQPQAGAFDPGTNGSITVCENVAPFPLFGELGGTPDAGGTWTAPGGAAHSGTYDPSVDVPGVYTYTVGNACGGASATVTVTENPLPNAGTNGNLQVCDNAGPVALFSGLGGAPLVGGTWTAPGGAAHGPNYDPASDVPGVYTYTVNGVAPCVTASATVAVTEVAPPNAGTNGFWTLCGQTGTVNMFLALGGAPQAGGTWTAPGGVAHGAIYDPVVDNPGVYTYTVPGTAPCAASSATVTVTENPAANAGSNGAITICSTSAPFVLFAQLGGTPDAGGTWTGPGGAAHGPNYNPAVDGSGVYTYTVAGIAPCLNSVATVTVTENAAPNAGTNNAITVCSNGAPVSLLGSLLGGPSAGGTWTDPGGVAHGALYDPLVDAPGVYTYTILGNAPCANASATITVTETTAPNAGTNGVLTVCANSAATGLFASLGGAPQAGGTWTAPGGAGHSGTYDPAVDAPGAFTYTVAGAPPCANATATVTVTENAPPNAGTNGALTVCANSAATGLFASLGGAPQAGGTWTAPGGAAHSGTYDPAVDAPGAYTYTVAGPAPCANATATVTVTENAPPNAGTNGALTVCVNSAATGLFASLGGSPQAGGTWTAPGGAAHSGTYDPAVDAPGAFTYTVAGAPPCANATATVTVTENAPPNAGTNGALTVCANSAATGLFASLGGAPQAGGTWTAPGGAAHSGTYDPAVDAPGAYTYTVAGPAPCANATATVTVTENAPPNAGTNGALTVCVNSAATGLFASLGGSPQAGGTWTAPGGAAHSGTYDPAVDAPGAYTYTVAGPAPCANATATVTVTENAPPNAGTNGALTVCANSAATGLFASLGGSPQAGGTWTAPGGAAHSGTYDPAVDAPGAYTYTVAGTAPCANATATVTVTENAPPNAGTNGVLTLCANSAASALFASLGGAPQAGGTWTAPGGAAHSGTYDPAVDGAGAYTYTVAGTPPCANATATVTVTENAPPNAGTNGVLTVCVNGVATGLLTSLGGAPQAGGTWTAPGGAAHSGTYDPAVDGPGVYTYTVVGAVPCADAVATVLVTENAAPDAGIDGALVVCSNGPMVGLIASLGGAPQGGGVWTAPGGLAHSGNYDPTVDGPGVYTYSVWGTAPCAVATASVTVTENVPPSAGTNGGLSICSNGAPTGLFFWLAGAPQAGGTWTAPGGAAHSGTYDPAVDMQGAYTYTVLGSAPCADASATVTVTENAAPDAGADAVLTICSSDGPLALFTLLGGAPQPGGSWTGPGGTAHSGTYDPAVDATGAYMYTVVGLPPCANATATVTVTEVAAVDAGANGALSVCASTPAVALISSLGGAPGAGGSWTAPGGAAHSGVFDPAVDVAGNYTYTLLGTAPCPDAAAVVAVTIAPAPDAGGSAGSLACSDGPAMDLFLGLTGAPDAGGTWTAPGGLAHSGLYDPLVDAPGVYTYTVPGTPPCANASAGVTMMEVAPANAGIDAAFAACATGGATNLFPLLGGAQPGGTWTAPGGGAHNGFFDPAVDLAGAYAYTVLGNAPCPDDVAVITVVITATPDAGTNGTLTLCEDMAPTSLFAALGGGPDAGGTWTDPNGNVHGPTVDPTVDPSGVYTYTIAAVPPCLGDVSTVTVSINALPDPGTNGSLTVCDQGAPQPLFAALGGSPDAGGTWTDPNGNAHSGSIDPSIDPAGNYTYTVNGTAPCGSASAIVSVTITGSPTAGTDGAWTLCEDMAPTSLFAALGGGPDAGGTWTDPNGNVHGPTVDPTVDPSGVYTYTIAAVPPCLGDVSTVTVSINALPDPGTNGSLTVCDQGAPQSLFAALGGSPDAGGTWTDPNGNAHSGSIDPSVDPAGNYTYTVNGTAPCGSASAIVAVSITGSPTAGTDGAWTLCEDMAPTSLFAALGGGPDAGGTWTDPNGNAHSGTIDPATDPAGIYTYTIAAVPPCLGDVSTVTVTINALPDPGTNGALTVCDQGAPQSLFAALGGSADVGGTWTDPNGNAHSGSIDPSIDPAGNYTYTVNGTAPCGSASTVVAVTITGSPDAGTDGAWTLCEDMAPTSLFAALGGGPDAGGTWTDPNGNAHSGTVDPANDPAGVYTYTIAAVPPCLGDVSTVTVTINALPDPGTNGALTVCDQGAPQTLFAALGGSPDAGGTWTDPNGNAHSGSIDPSIDPAGNYTYTVNGTAPCGNASSVVAVTISGSPNAGTNGAWTLCESFAPTSLFAALGGGPDAGGTWTDPNGNAHGPTVDPTVDPSGVYTYTIAGVPPCPGDVSTVTVTINPSPDAGLDGALTVCDQGASQSLFPALGGSPDAGGTWTDPNGNAHSGSIDPSVDPAGNYTYTVNGTAPCGSASSVVAVTITGSPTAGTDGAWTLCEDMAPTSLFAALGGGPDAGGTWTDPNGNAHGPTVDPTVDPSGVYTYTIAGVPPCPGDVSTVTVTINPSPDAGLDGALTVCDQGASQLLFPALGGSPDAGGTWTDPNGNAHSGSIDPSIDPAGNYTYTVNGIVPCGSASAIVAVTITGSPNAGIMGVLTVCENAAITDLFLSLGGTPDAGGAWTDPNGNMHSGQFDPANDPQGGYIYTISAVPPCLGASAGVNVSVEALPDAGTDASNTFCESWGAVNLFNELGGAPTGGGTWADPNGDPFVGLFNTGSSLVGAYTYTVVGVVCPGDQSTVTINVVPDPDAGVNNMITVCATAPGFTMLDSLLGTPDNTGTWFDANSVAVAPMFDPAFDPAGVYTYVVPAPATCPGAPPTSTLTVAVDPVPDAGLDAAITVCTGDAPFALLAQLGGSPDAGGTWTDPNGVAFGPVFDPGTDAPGNYTYTVGGGACPPDQSVVAITVNPGPDAGLDNAIALCSNGAPIQLTGALLGTPDLNGSWTDPNGVAFGGTFDPSASQPGVYAYTVPGNAGCPDDVAELTMAVSPEADAGTNGVAQLCSNDAPVDLFTLLVGTPDAGGAWVDPNGIATTAVMDPSNALSGAYTYTVTGLPPCANATASVSVTITPAPDAGADAIATYCNTSPPVQLFGLLGGAPQTGGAWTDPNGNPSGGAFDPANDTPGAYTYRVVGQGNCVDDASVVTVNVSIAADAGSDGSITVCSNDAAFTLFPLLGGSPDAGGTWTDPNGTAMNGTVDPFTAVGGDYTYTVNSPVPCAAQSAVVTVTIIPNNAPGITIDIGNGCAPVLASITSSYTGPGTCVWDLGNGTSVNECEPDSIEYLAGTYDLSVTIDPGNGCNGTFTYTDAVVVVDPPTASFYALPDTQVSIANTEVFFANTSSGANAWLWQFDSLDESTTENPLYVFPNEEPGEYEVCLVAYASATCADTACHTIIVVGSGVWVPNSFTPDGDGHNDFFFPVLGNPSPEEYRFAIFDRWGQPLFDTTDPAQGWDGSFVDGQQTPLGVYIWKLWMREPFTSDRVERTGHVTLVR from the coding sequence ATGCCCGCCTTCCGAAGCGTCCTCCTGGCCGCACTATTGGGCTGCGCCAGCGGGTTGAGGGCCGGCCACTTCGCCGGGGGCAACATCACGTACGAGTGCCTTGGTGGAACCAGCTACGAGGTGACGCTTGATCTCTTCCTGGATTGCTCGGGGGCCGCCATGATCCCCCAGGACCTCAATTTCCAAAGTGATTGCGGCGTCAGCTTCTCCCTGAACTCGCTGCCTGCACCCGTGCCCACCGAGGTGAGCCAGCTCTGCGCGGCGGAGATCCCGAACAGCACCTGCAACGGCGGTGCCTTGCCAGGCATTGAACACTACCAGTTCACCGTGGTGGTGAACCTGGCGGCGTGCAACGACTGGACGATCAGCTGGGATCTCTGCTGTAGGGCAGGCACCAACAACCTCATGGGCGTGCCGGGGATGTACGTCTCCGCCAACCTGGACAATGCAACAGCGCCCTGCAACAACAGTCCTGTCTTCACGGATTACTCCATCCCTTACGTGTGCGTGGGCCAACCGGCCAGCTACAACTACGGCATCACCGAGCCCGATGGCGACAGTATCACGTATGCGCTGATCTCCGCATTACAGAACGTAGGCGTGCCGGTGCCTTACCAAGGTGGATTCACCGGCGCGGTGCCGATCCCGGGTGTGGCGCTCGACACACAAACCGGCCAGCTGACCTTCACCCCGCCCAACATCGGCAACTATGTGGTGGCGGTGCTCGTGAACGAGTACGATGCCAATGGCGTGCTCATCGGCCAGGTGATGCGCGACCAAATGTTCATCGCCATCGCATGCACCGGAAGCACACCAACGACAACGGGTATTTCCGGCGTCACCGGTCCCGCGGGCACTTACCTGGTGACGAGTTCCAACAGTATCGAGATCTGCGATGGTGCCAACGTGTGCGTTGATGTGGAGTTCACCGACGTTGACCCGGCAACCACCATCCAGGTCGTATCCCAAGCGGCCACGTTGCTTCCTGGCTCAACCTTCACCATTACCGGCACCAACCCGGCAGTGGCCACCATTTGCTGGACGGCCAACATCAACAACTCACCGGTGAACGTGCTCATCCAGGCGGATGATGGCGCGTGCCCGATCGAGAACACCGTCAGTACGTCCATCAACTTCGTGGTGACGCAGCCGCAGGCCGGTGCCTTCGATCCGGGGACGAACGGTAGCATCACCGTGTGTGAGAACGTTGCACCCTTTCCGCTGTTCGGCGAACTGGGCGGAACGCCGGATGCTGGTGGGACTTGGACTGCACCGGGCGGTGCCGCTCACAGCGGTACGTACGATCCTTCCGTTGATGTGCCCGGTGTGTACACCTACACGGTGGGCAATGCCTGTGGCGGCGCCAGTGCAACTGTTACCGTGACGGAGAACCCGCTGCCGAACGCTGGAACCAACGGGAATCTGCAGGTGTGCGATAACGCAGGCCCTGTTGCATTGTTCAGCGGTTTGGGCGGCGCGCCTTTGGTGGGTGGGACCTGGACGGCCCCAGGCGGAGCAGCACATGGTCCCAATTACGATCCGGCCAGCGATGTGCCTGGCGTGTACACCTACACGGTGAACGGTGTTGCACCCTGTGTCACTGCTTCGGCAACCGTAGCGGTGACCGAAGTGGCCCCACCGAACGCCGGAACCAACGGATTCTGGACGCTCTGCGGACAGACCGGTACTGTGAACATGTTCCTGGCCTTGGGCGGAGCGCCGCAAGCAGGTGGCACATGGACCGCTCCCGGTGGCGTTGCTCACGGCGCGATCTACGATCCGGTGGTCGACAATCCCGGTGTGTACACCTACACTGTTCCGGGCACCGCGCCGTGTGCTGCTTCCTCCGCCACTGTAACTGTTACAGAGAATCCCGCGGCGAACGCCGGTTCTAACGGGGCCATCACCATCTGTTCCACCAGTGCGCCGTTCGTGCTGTTCGCACAGCTGGGCGGAACGCCCGATGCTGGCGGAACATGGACCGGCCCCGGTGGCGCTGCGCATGGCCCGAACTACAACCCGGCAGTGGACGGTAGCGGTGTATACACCTACACTGTTGCAGGCATTGCGCCCTGCCTGAACTCAGTGGCCACGGTCACTGTCACGGAGAACGCGGCGCCGAACGCAGGAACGAACAACGCGATCACGGTGTGTTCCAACGGAGCGCCTGTTTCGCTTTTAGGCTCACTCTTGGGCGGTCCATCGGCCGGTGGCACATGGACCGATCCCGGTGGGGTGGCCCACGGTGCGCTCTACGATCCGCTGGTTGACGCTCCCGGCGTTTACACCTACACCATTCTTGGCAACGCTCCTTGCGCCAATGCCTCGGCGACCATCACCGTAACGGAAACCACCGCTCCCAATGCCGGTACGAACGGAGTGCTGACCGTGTGCGCGAACAGTGCTGCAACTGGTCTCTTCGCTTCACTTGGTGGTGCGCCGCAAGCTGGCGGAACATGGACAGCCCCAGGCGGCGCAGGGCACAGCGGCACCTACGATCCTGCGGTGGATGCACCCGGCGCATTCACATACACTGTTGCTGGTGCACCTCCCTGCGCGAACGCGACGGCAACGGTGACGGTGACGGAGAACGCACCGCCGAACGCTGGCACGAACGGAGCACTAACGGTCTGCGCCAACAGTGCTGCAACAGGTCTCTTCGCTTCACTTGGTGGCGCGCCGCAAGCAGGCGGAACATGGACTGCACCCGGTGGCGCAGCGCACAGTGGTACGTATGACCCGGCGGTGGATGCACCGGGCGCATACACATACACCGTCGCTGGACCGGCGCCTTGCGCGAACGCGACGGCAACGGTGACGGTGACCGAGAACGCACCGCCGAACGCTGGCACGAACGGAGCACTAACGGTCTGCGTCAACAGTGCTGCAACAGGTCTCTTCGCATCGCTCGGCGGTTCGCCGCAAGCAGGCGGAACATGGACCGCCCCAGGCGGCGCAGCGCACAGCGGCACCTACGATCCTGCGGTGGATGCACCCGGCGCATTCACATACACTGTTGCTGGTGCACCTCCCTGCGCGAACGCGACGGCAACGGTGACGGTGACGGAGAACGCACCGCCGAACGCAGGCACGAACGGAGCACTAACGGTCTGCGCCAACAGTGCTGCAACAGGTCTCTTCGCTTCACTTGGTGGCGCGCCGCAAGCAGGCGGAACATGGACTGCACCCGGTGGCGCAGCGCACAGCGGTACGTATGACCCGGCGGTGGATGCACCGGGCGCATACACATACACCGTCGCTGGACCGGCGCCTTGCGCGAACGCGACGGCAACGGTGACGGTGACCGAGAACGCACCGCCGAACGCTGGCACGAACGGAGCACTAACGGTCTGCGTCAACAGTGCTGCAACAGGTCTCTTCGCATCGCTCGGCGGTTCGCCGCAAGCAGGCGGAACATGGACCGCCCCCGGCGGTGCAGCGCACAGCGGCACGTATGATCCGGCTGTTGATGCACCCGGGGCATACACATACACTGTCGCTGGACCGGCGCCTTGCGCGAACGCGACGGCAACGGTGACGGTGACCGAGAACGCACCGCCGAACGCTGGCACGAACGGAGCACTAACGGTCTGCGCCAACAGTGCTGCAACAGGTCTCTTCGCATCGCTCGGCGGTTCGCCACAAGCAGGCGGAACATGGACCGCCCCCGGCGGTGCAGCGCACAGCGGCACGTACGATCCGGCCGTTGATGCACCCGGTGCGTACACATACACCGTCGCTGGAACGGCGCCTTGCGCGAACGCAACGGCAACGGTGACGGTGACGGAGAACGCACCGCCGAACGCTGGAACGAACGGCGTGCTTACGCTTTGTGCGAACAGTGCTGCATCAGCGCTCTTCGCTTCACTTGGTGGCGCGCCGCAAGCAGGCGGAACATGGACTGCACCCGGTGGTGCGGCTCACAGTGGCACGTATGATCCGGCTGTTGATGGCGCCGGTGCATACACATACACCGTTGCTGGTACACCGCCTTGCGCGAACGCCACGGCAACGGTGACGGTGACCGAGAACGCACCGCCGAACGCTGGCACGAACGGTGTGCTGACCGTGTGCGTGAACGGTGTCGCGACCGGTCTCCTCACATCGCTTGGTGGTGCACCGCAAGCCGGTGGAACATGGACCGCCCCCGGTGGTGCAGCACACAGCGGCACGTACGATCCGGCTGTTGATGGGCCTGGGGTTTACACCTACACTGTTGTCGGCGCTGTGCCATGTGCTGATGCTGTTGCCACGGTTTTGGTAACTGAGAATGCTGCTCCGGATGCCGGGATCGACGGTGCGCTTGTGGTCTGCTCCAACGGTCCAATGGTCGGCTTGATCGCTTCGTTGGGTGGTGCACCCCAAGGAGGAGGTGTGTGGACGGCCCCAGGTGGGCTCGCGCATTCCGGCAACTACGATCCGACCGTGGATGGTCCAGGCGTATACACCTATTCGGTTTGGGGCACCGCACCCTGTGCAGTTGCCACAGCTTCGGTCACTGTCACCGAAAACGTTCCACCCTCTGCAGGTACGAACGGCGGGTTGTCCATATGCTCCAATGGAGCACCCACGGGGCTGTTCTTTTGGCTGGCAGGGGCCCCGCAAGCCGGTGGGACCTGGACAGCGCCTGGTGGTGCGGCGCACAGCGGTACGTACGATCCAGCGGTCGACATGCAGGGTGCATATACCTACACGGTCCTTGGGTCGGCACCCTGTGCGGATGCCAGTGCCACCGTAACGGTCACGGAGAATGCGGCTCCCGATGCCGGAGCCGATGCTGTGCTGACCATCTGTTCCAGCGATGGGCCACTGGCACTCTTCACCTTGTTGGGTGGCGCGCCGCAACCAGGTGGCAGCTGGACGGGTCCGGGTGGCACGGCGCATAGTGGCACGTATGATCCCGCCGTCGATGCCACGGGTGCCTACATGTACACCGTTGTTGGGTTGCCCCCGTGCGCCAATGCAACTGCCACCGTTACGGTGACGGAAGTCGCTGCCGTTGATGCTGGTGCGAACGGAGCGCTGAGTGTTTGCGCAAGCACCCCGGCTGTTGCACTGATCAGTAGTTTGGGGGGGGCTCCTGGTGCAGGTGGCTCGTGGACCGCGCCGGGCGGTGCCGCACACAGTGGTGTCTTCGATCCAGCGGTGGATGTGGCAGGCAACTACACGTACACGCTGTTAGGAACTGCACCCTGTCCCGATGCCGCTGCTGTGGTGGCTGTCACCATCGCGCCGGCTCCGGATGCCGGCGGTAGTGCTGGGTCCCTTGCTTGCAGCGACGGGCCAGCAATGGACCTCTTCCTTGGGTTGACCGGAGCACCTGATGCAGGTGGGACGTGGACCGCGCCAGGTGGTTTGGCGCACTCGGGCTTGTACGATCCACTGGTCGATGCTCCGGGGGTCTACACCTACACCGTACCAGGAACACCGCCGTGTGCGAACGCAAGTGCCGGTGTTACGATGATGGAAGTGGCACCTGCCAACGCGGGCATTGATGCGGCGTTCGCGGCTTGTGCCACCGGTGGGGCAACGAACCTGTTCCCATTGTTGGGTGGTGCCCAACCCGGTGGAACATGGACCGCTCCGGGCGGTGGTGCGCACAATGGCTTCTTCGATCCCGCGGTGGATCTTGCCGGTGCATATGCATACACCGTTCTTGGAAATGCTCCGTGCCCGGACGACGTGGCTGTGATCACTGTCGTGATCACGGCAACACCGGATGCCGGTACGAATGGAACGCTGACGCTGTGCGAAGACATGGCGCCAACGTCGCTCTTCGCGGCGCTCGGTGGCGGCCCGGATGCCGGGGGAACATGGACCGATCCCAATGGCAATGTGCATGGTCCAACGGTCGACCCGACCGTTGACCCCAGCGGTGTGTACACGTACACTATCGCGGCGGTGCCGCCCTGCTTGGGTGACGTCAGTACCGTCACGGTGTCCATTAACGCATTGCCTGATCCCGGCACCAACGGTTCACTCACCGTGTGCGACCAGGGTGCTCCGCAACCGCTCTTCGCCGCGCTCGGTGGAAGTCCGGACGCTGGAGGAACGTGGACCGATCCCAACGGCAACGCACACAGTGGCAGCATCGACCCGAGCATTGATCCAGCAGGCAACTACACCTACACGGTGAACGGAACAGCGCCATGCGGCAGTGCAAGTGCGATCGTTTCTGTAACGATCACCGGCTCTCCCACCGCTGGAACAGACGGAGCTTGGACCTTGTGCGAGGACATGGCGCCAACGTCGCTCTTCGCGGCGCTCGGTGGCGGCCCTGATGCCGGGGGAACATGGACCGATCCCAATGGCAATGTGCATGGTCCAACGGTCGACCCGACCGTTGACCCCAGCGGTGTGTACACGTACACTATCGCGGCGGTGCCGCCCTGCTTGGGTGACGTCAGTACCGTCACGGTGTCCATTAACGCATTGCCTGATCCCGGCACCAACGGTTCACTCACCGTGTGTGACCAAGGCGCGCCACAATCGCTCTTTGCCGCGCTCGGTGGAAGTCCGGACGCTGGAGGAACGTGGACCGATCCCAACGGCAACGCACACAGTGGCAGCATCGATCCGAGCGTTGATCCCGCGGGCAACTACACATACACCGTGAATGGCACAGCGCCGTGCGGCAGTGCAAGTGCGATCGTTGCTGTATCGATCACCGGCTCTCCCACCGCTGGAACAGACGGAGCTTGGACCTTGTGCGAAGACATGGCGCCGACATCGCTCTTCGCGGCCTTGGGTGGTGGCCCTGATGCTGGCGGCACATGGACCGATCCGAACGGCAATGCACACAGCGGCACTATTGATCCCGCAACGGATCCTGCAGGGATCTACACGTACACTATTGCGGCTGTTCCACCTTGCCTTGGAGATGTGAGCACAGTTACGGTCACCATCAACGCGCTGCCCGATCCCGGCACCAACGGCGCGCTCACCGTGTGCGATCAAGGAGCGCCGCAGTCGCTCTTCGCCGCGCTTGGTGGAAGTGCGGACGTCGGTGGCACATGGACTGATCCCAACGGCAATGCACACAGCGGCAGCATCGACCCGAGCATTGATCCGGCGGGCAACTACACCTACACCGTGAATGGCACAGCGCCGTGCGGTAGTGCTAGTACGGTCGTTGCAGTAACGATCACCGGCTCTCCCGATGCGGGAACAGATGGCGCATGGACCTTGTGCGAAGACATGGCGCCGACGTCGCTCTTCGCGGCGCTCGGTGGCGGCCCTGATGCTGGCGGCACATGGACCGATCCGAACGGCAACGCACACAGCGGCACGGTCGACCCCGCCAATGATCCCGCTGGTGTCTACACGTACACGATCGCAGCCGTTCCACCGTGCTTGGGTGATGTCAGCACAGTGACAGTGACGATCAATGCGCTTCCTGATCCCGGCACCAACGGCGCGCTCACCGTGTGCGATCAAGGTGCTCCGCAAACGCTCTTCGCGGCGCTTGGTGGAAGTCCGGACGCAGGCGGAACATGGACGGATCCCAACGGCAACGCACACAGCGGCAGCATCGACCCGAGCATTGATCCAGCGGGCAACTACACCTACACCGTGAATGGCACAGCGCCATGCGGCAATGCCTCCTCTGTTGTTGCAGTCACCATTTCCGGTTCACCGAACGCGGGCACCAATGGTGCGTGGACGCTCTGTGAGTCCTTCGCTCCAACGTCGCTCTTCGCAGCACTCGGCGGCGGCCCTGATGCCGGGGGAACATGGACCGATCCCAACGGCAATGCGCACGGTCCAACGGTCGACCCGACCGTTGACCCCAGCGGTGTGTACACCTACACCATCGCTGGTGTACCCCCCTGCCCAGGTGATGTGAGCACGGTGACCGTTACCATCAATCCATCGCCGGATGCGGGTCTGGATGGAGCGTTGACGGTGTGCGATCAGGGAGCATCACAATCGCTCTTCCCCGCGCTCGGTGGAAGTCCGGATGCCGGTGGCACATGGACCGATCCCAACGGCAACGCACACAGTGGCAGCATCGATCCGAGCGTTGATCCGGCGGGCAACTACACCTACACCGTGAATGGCACAGCGCCGTGCGGTAGTGCAAGTTCGGTCGTTGCAGTAACGATCACCGGATCGCCCACTGCTGGAACAGATGGCGCATGGACCTTGTGCGAAGACATGGCACCAACGTCGCTCTTCGCAGCGCTCGGCGGCGGCCCTGATGCCGGGGGAACATGGACCGATCCCAACGGCAATGCGCACGGTCCAACGGTCGACCCGACCGTTGACCCCAGCGGTGTTTACACCTACACCATCGCTGGTGTACCCCCCTGCCCAGGTGATGTGAGTACAGTGACCGTCACCATCAACCCATCGCCGGATGCGGGTCTGGATGGAGCGTTGACGGTGTGCGATCAGGGAGCATCACAATTGCTCTTCCCCGCGCTCGGTGGAAGTCCGGATGCCGGTGGCACATGGACCGACCCGAACGGCAACGCACACAGCGGCAGCATCGACCCGAGCATTGATCCGGCAGGCAACTACACCTACACGGTGAACGGCATCGTGCCATGCGGCAGTGCTAGTGCGATCGTGGCCGTAACGATCACGGGATCGCCGAACGCGGGCATCATGGGTGTGCTCACCGTTTGTGAGAACGCTGCGATCACCGATCTTTTCTTGTCGCTAGGTGGCACTCCTGATGCGGGTGGTGCATGGACCGATCCCAATGGGAACATGCACAGCGGGCAGTTCGATCCGGCAAATGATCCGCAGGGCGGTTACATCTACACCATTTCCGCTGTTCCACCCTGTCTCGGCGCATCCGCTGGTGTGAATGTCTCTGTTGAGGCGCTTCCGGACGCAGGGACCGACGCAAGCAACACGTTCTGCGAGAGTTGGGGCGCTGTCAACTTGTTCAACGAACTGGGCGGCGCGCCCACCGGCGGCGGTACTTGGGCCGACCCCAATGGCGACCCGTTCGTTGGCCTTTTCAACACCGGATCATCGTTGGTGGGTGCCTATACCTACACGGTCGTGGGCGTTGTTTGCCCAGGCGATCAATCGACCGTGACGATCAACGTGGTGCCCGATCCCGACGCCGGAGTGAACAACATGATCACGGTGTGCGCCACCGCTCCCGGGTTCACGATGCTCGATTCGTTGCTGGGCACCCCCGACAATACGGGCACATGGTTCGATGCGAACAGCGTAGCGGTGGCGCCGATGTTCGATCCTGCCTTCGACCCAGCAGGTGTTTATACCTACGTAGTTCCGGCACCTGCGACCTGTCCTGGTGCACCACCAACATCAACGCTCACCGTCGCTGTGGATCCCGTACCCGATGCCGGCCTCGATGCAGCCATCACCGTGTGCACCGGCGATGCGCCTTTCGCCCTCCTTGCACAGTTGGGCGGAAGCCCCGATGCCGGTGGAACGTGGACCGATCCCAACGGCGTTGCGTTCGGTCCAGTTTTCGACCCTGGAACGGATGCGCCAGGCAATTACACGTACACGGTCGGTGGCGGTGCATGTCCCCCGGACCAGAGCGTGGTCGCTATCACCGTGAACCCCGGTCCGGATGCGGGCCTCGACAACGCCATCGCCCTTTGCAGCAACGGCGCGCCCATCCAACTTACCGGCGCGCTGCTCGGAACGCCGGACCTCAACGGTTCATGGACCGATCCCAACGGTGTTGCGTTCGGTGGAACGTTCGACCCCAGTGCTTCGCAACCGGGCGTGTACGCCTACACCGTGCCCGGCAACGCGGGCTGCCCCGATGATGTCGCTGAACTGACCATGGCCGTGAGCCCGGAAGCCGATGCGGGCACCAACGGTGTTGCGCAATTGTGCAGCAACGACGCGCCGGTGGACCTCTTCACCTTGCTAGTTGGTACACCGGATGCAGGTGGGGCATGGGTTGATCCCAACGGCATTGCCACCACCGCGGTCATGGACCCGAGCAATGCACTGAGCGGAGCCTACACGTACACGGTGACAGGCCTTCCGCCGTGCGCCAACGCCACCGCGAGCGTCTCTGTTACCATCACACCTGCGCCCGATGCGGGTGCTGATGCGATTGCGACCTACTGCAACACCTCGCCGCCAGTTCAGCTCTTCGGGTTGCTGGGTGGTGCACCGCAAACAGGGGGCGCCTGGACCGATCCGAACGGGAACCCGAGCGGTGGTGCTTTCGATCCAGCGAATGATACGCCCGGCGCCTATACCTATCGTGTGGTCGGACAGGGCAATTGTGTCGATGACGCATCAGTGGTGACGGTGAACGTGAGCATCGCCGCCGATGCTGGAAGCGACGGCAGCATCACCGTGTGCAGCAACGATGCCGCCTTCACGCTCTTCCCGCTGCTCGGTGGAAGTCCGGATGCAGGCGGCACTTGGACGGACCCGAACGGGACAGCGATGAACGGTACCGTGGATCCCTTCACTGCTGTCGGTGGCGACTACACCTATACCGTGAATTCACCAGTGCCGTGTGCGGCGCAGAGCGCGGTGGTGACCGTCACCATCATCCCCAACAACGCACCTGGGATCACCATCGACATCGGGAATGGATGCGCGCCTGTGCTGGCCAGCATCACCAGCAGCTATACCGGGCCGGGCACGTGCGTGTGGGACCTCGGCAACGGCACCAGCGTCAACGAATGCGAGCCTGATTCCATCGAATACCTAGCGGGCACCTACGACCTTTCCGTGACGATCGATCCCGGGAACGGGTGCAACGGCACCTTCACGTACACGGATGCAGTGGTGGTGGTTGATCCGCCCACCGCATCCTTCTACGCACTGCCCGATACGCAGGTGAGCATTGCCAACACCGAGGTCTTCTTCGCCAATACCAGCTCCGGCGCCAACGCATGGCTGTGGCAGTTCGACAGTCTGGACGAAAGCACCACGGAGAACCCACTGTACGTGTTCCCCAACGAAGAGCCCGGCGAGTACGAGGTCTGTCTGGTCGCATACGCATCAGCAACATGCGCCGACACAGCCTGCCATACCATCATCGTTGTGGGCAGCGGCGTGTGGGTGCCGAACAGCTTCACACCCGATGGTGACGGCCACAACGACTTCTTTTTCCCGGTCCTGGGAAACCCATCACCGGAAGAATACCGCTTCGCGATCTTTGATCGTTGGGGCCAGCCGCTCTTCGACACCACCGACCCTGCGCAAGGCTGGGACGGCAGTTTCGTTGATGGCCAGCAGACACCGCTCGGTGTCTACATCTGGAAACTCTGGATGCGCGAACCCTTCACCAGTGATAGGGTGGAGCGCACTGGGCATGTGACGTTGGTGAGGTGA